One genomic segment of Helicobacter pylori NQ4053 includes these proteins:
- a CDS encoding SPOR domain-containing protein, giving the protein MQKSIFKITLLLVFLFLRNAVSLDDKKAAPKSVQNTPKNLPPIQLRLDQAYEDLIKMLDNMGKSTQYEFPKIKEILEQSEEEWLGVAHEECVALVMLISPKASIENSPIYKNCYEAYVKQRIHDLYDFYIEGKKVKRKIKKAHEHEMALNKSQPLKKEPPKSENKKGLTKPSLKDAKIPKGYYLQIGAFLNSPSKDFLQTLKNFPHQMEEKDSLTHYLIGPYKTKEEALKQLENAAKSFKNKPVLVEK; this is encoded by the coding sequence ATGCAAAAAAGTATATTCAAAATAACTCTGTTGTTGGTTTTCCTCTTTTTAAGGAATGCTGTTAGTTTAGACGATAAAAAAGCAGCTCCTAAAAGCGTTCAAAATACCCCTAAAAATTTACCCCCTATCCAGTTAAGGCTCGATCAAGCCTATGAAGACCTTATCAAAATGTTAGACAATATGGGAAAAAGCACGCAGTATGAGTTCCCTAAAATTAAAGAAATCCTAGAACAAAGCGAAGAGGAGTGGCTAGGAGTCGCCCATGAAGAATGCGTGGCGTTAGTCATGTTAATAAGCCCTAAGGCTTCTATTGAAAACAGCCCGATTTATAAGAATTGCTATGAAGCTTATGTGAAACAAAGAATCCATGATTTATATGATTTTTATATAGAGGGCAAAAAGGTGAAGAGAAAAATCAAGAAAGCCCATGAGCATGAAATGGCCCTCAACAAATCCCAACCCTTAAAAAAAGAACCGCCTAAAAGCGAGAATAAAAAGGGCTTAACAAAACCTAGCTTAAAAGACGCAAAGATCCCTAAAGGGTATTACTTGCAAATTGGGGCTTTTTTAAATTCGCCCAGTAAGGATTTTTTGCAAACGCTCAAAAATTTCCCTCACCAAATGGAGGAAAAAGACTCCCTCACGCATTATTTGATTGGCCCTTATAAAACCAAAGAAGAAGCCCTAAAACAGCTTGAAAATGCGGCTAAAAGCTTTAAAAATAAGCCCGTGTTGGTGGAAAAATAG
- a CDS encoding M48 family metallopeptidase — MLDIWIDMIICIFYLLFFTTPYIVGDILQLKFIRQKLCEKPVLLPQKDYEEAGNYAIRKMQLSIISQILDGVIFAGWVFFGLTHLEDLTHYLNLPETLGYLVFALLFLAIQSVLALPISYYTTMHLDKEFGFSKVSLSLFFKDFFKGLLLTLGVGLLLIYTLIMIIEHVEHWEISSFFVVFVFMILANLFYPKIAQLFNQFTPLNNRDLESQIESMMDKVGFKSEGIFVMDASKRDGRLNAYFGGLGKNKWVVLFDTLISKVGTEGLLAILGHELGHFKNKDLLKSLGIMGGLLALVFALIAHLPPIVFEGFNVSQTPASLIAILLLFLPVFSFYAMPLIGFFSRKNEYNADKFGASLSSKETLAKALVSIESENKAFPYSHPFYVFLHFTHPPLLERLKALDYEIE; from the coding sequence ATGCTTGATATATGGATAGATATGATAATCTGTATTTTTTATTTGCTCTTTTTTACGACTCCTTACATTGTGGGCGATATTTTGCAATTGAAATTTATCCGCCAAAAGCTCTGCGAAAAACCTGTTTTACTCCCACAAAAGGATTATGAAGAAGCAGGAAATTACGCCATTAGGAAAATGCAGTTATCCATTATTTCTCAAATTTTAGATGGGGTGATCTTTGCTGGTTGGGTCTTTTTTGGTTTGACGCATTTAGAAGATCTCACGCATTATTTAAACCTTCCTGAAACGCTAGGTTACTTGGTGTTTGCTTTGTTGTTTTTAGCGATTCAAAGCGTTTTAGCTTTACCCATTAGCTACTACACCACCATGCATTTGGATAAGGAATTTGGCTTTTCTAAGGTGAGCTTGTCGTTGTTTTTTAAGGATTTTTTCAAAGGGTTATTGCTCACTTTAGGCGTGGGGTTGTTGTTGATTTACACTCTTATTATGATCATTGAACATGTGGAGCATTGGGAGATTAGCTCGTTTTTTGTCGTGTTTGTTTTTATGATATTAGCTAATCTTTTTTACCCTAAAATCGCCCAGCTTTTCAACCAATTCACCCCCTTGAATAATAGGGATTTGGAAAGTCAAATTGAGAGCATGATGGATAAGGTGGGTTTTAAATCCGAAGGCATTTTTGTGATGGACGCTAGCAAGAGGGACGGGCGTTTGAATGCGTATTTTGGGGGCTTGGGTAAAAACAAGTGGGTGGTGTTGTTTGACACTTTGATCTCTAAAGTTGGGACAGAAGGGCTTTTAGCCATTTTAGGGCATGAATTAGGGCATTTTAAAAATAAGGATTTGTTGAAAAGTTTAGGGATTATGGGAGGCTTGCTCGCTCTTGTTTTTGCTCTGATCGCTCATTTGCCACCGATCGTTTTTGAAGGTTTTAATGTCTCGCAAACGCCAGCGAGTTTGATTGCGATTTTACTCTTGTTTTTGCCGGTATTTTCTTTTTACGCTATGCCTTTGATCGGGTTTTTTAGCCGAAAGAACGAATACAATGCGGACAAATTTGGGGCGAGTTTAAGCTCTAAAGAGACTTTAGCCAAAGCGTTAGTGTCCATTGAGAGCGAGAATAAAGCGTTCCCCTATTCGCACCCTTTTTATGTTTTCTTGCATTTCACCCACCCGCCGCTATTAGAACGCTTGAAAGCTTTGGATTATGAAATTGAATGA
- a CDS encoding peptide chain release factor N(5)-glutamine methyltransferase has translation MTLSQALNKAKKGLSPKGFRGGLESEILLGFVLQKERVFLHTHAYLELTHEEEMRFFELVGKRLNDCPIEYLLGSCDFYGRSFFVNEHVLIPRPETEILVQKALDIISQYHLKEIGEIGIGSGCVSVSLALENPKLSIHASDISPKALEVALKNIERFNLKERVFLKQTHLWDHMPMIEMLISNPPYIARDYPLEKSVLKEPHEALFGGVKGDEILKEIVFLAAELKIPFLVCEMGYDQLKSLKECLEFCGYFAEFYKDLSGFDRGFVGVLKSFLR, from the coding sequence ATGACCCTTTCACAAGCCCTAAACAAAGCCAAAAAAGGATTATCGCCAAAAGGCTTTAGGGGGGGCTTGGAGTCTGAAATTTTATTAGGCTTTGTCTTGCAAAAAGAAAGGGTTTTTTTGCACACGCATGCTTATTTAGAATTAACCCACGAAGAAGAGATGCGTTTTTTTGAATTGGTAGGAAAGCGTTTGAATGACTGCCCCATAGAGTATTTATTAGGAAGCTGTGATTTTTATGGGCGTTCTTTTTTTGTGAATGAGCATGTTTTAATCCCACGGCCTGAAACGGAGATTTTAGTCCAAAAAGCCCTTGATATTATTTCTCAATACCATTTAAAAGAAATAGGCGAAATCGGCATAGGGAGCGGATGCGTGTCTGTTAGCTTGGCTTTAGAAAACCCTAAACTTTCCATTCATGCGAGCGATATTTCACCAAAAGCTTTAGAAGTGGCGTTAAAAAATATTGAACGCTTTAATTTAAAAGAGCGTGTTTTTTTAAAACAAACGCATCTTTGGGATCATATGCCCATGATAGAAATGCTTATCTCTAACCCGCCTTATATTGCTAGAGATTATCCTTTGGAAAAATCCGTTCTCAAAGAACCGCACGAAGCCCTTTTTGGGGGGGTTAAAGGCGATGAAATCTTAAAAGAAATCGTTTTTTTAGCCGCTGAGTTAAAAATCCCTTTTTTGGTTTGTGAAATGGGGTATGACCAGTTAAAAAGCTTGAAAGAATGCTTGGAATTTTGCGGTTATTTTGCAGAGTTTTACAAGGATTTGAGCGGCTTTGATAGAGGGTTTGTGGGCGTTTTAAAAAGTTTTTTAAGATAA
- the gdhA gene encoding NADP-specific glutamate dehydrogenase, with product MYVEKILQSLQKKYPYQKEFHQAVYEAITSLKPLLDSDKSYEKHAILERLIEPEREIFFRVCWLDDNHQIQVNRGCRVEFNSAIGPYKGGLRFHPSVNESVIKFLGFEQVLKNSLTTLAMGGAKGGSDFDPKGKSEHEIMRFCQAFMNELYRHIGATTDVPAGDIGVGEREIGYLFGQYKKLVNRFEGVLTGKGLTYGGSLCRKEATGYGCVYFAEEMLQERNSSLEGKVCSVSGSGNVAIYTIEKLLQIGAKPVTASDSNGMIYDKDGIDLELLKEIKEARRGRIKEYALEKTSAKYTPTENYPKGGNAIWHVPCFAAFPSATENELSVLDAKTLLSNGCKCVAEGANMPSSNEAIELFLQAKISYGIGKAANAGGVSVSGLEMAQNASMHPWSFEVVDAKLHHIMKEIYKNVSQTAKEFKDPTNFVLGANIAGFRKVASAMIAQGV from the coding sequence ATGTATGTTGAAAAAATTCTCCAATCTTTACAGAAAAAATACCCCTATCAAAAAGAGTTCCATCAAGCCGTCTATGAAGCCATCACTTCTTTAAAACCCCTTTTAGACAGCGATAAAAGCTATGAAAAGCATGCGATTTTAGAGCGTTTGATTGAGCCTGAAAGGGAGATTTTTTTTAGGGTGTGTTGGCTAGATGATAACCATCAAATCCAAGTCAATCGGGGGTGTAGGGTTGAATTCAATTCGGCTATTGGCCCTTATAAAGGGGGCTTGAGATTCCACCCTAGCGTGAATGAAAGCGTGATCAAGTTTTTAGGCTTTGAGCAAGTGTTGAAAAATTCGCTCACCACTTTGGCTATGGGGGGCGCTAAGGGAGGGAGCGATTTTGACCCTAAGGGAAAGAGCGAGCATGAGATCATGCGTTTTTGCCAGGCGTTCATGAATGAATTATACCGCCATATTGGAGCCACGACTGATGTGCCAGCCGGGGATATTGGAGTGGGCGAAAGAGAGATTGGCTATCTGTTTGGGCAATACAAAAAATTAGTCAATCGTTTTGAGGGCGTATTGACCGGTAAGGGGCTCACTTATGGGGGGAGCTTGTGCAGAAAAGAAGCTACCGGCTATGGGTGTGTGTATTTTGCGGAAGAAATGTTGCAAGAAAGGAACAGCTCTTTAGAGGGTAAGGTTTGCAGCGTTTCTGGGAGCGGTAATGTCGCTATTTATACCATTGAAAAATTGCTTCAAATAGGGGCTAAACCGGTAACGGCGAGCGATTCTAATGGCATGATTTACGATAAAGACGGCATTGATTTAGAGCTTTTAAAAGAAATTAAAGAAGCGCGTCGTGGGAGGATCAAAGAATACGCTTTAGAAAAAACTAGTGCGAAATACACCCCCACAGAAAATTACCCCAAAGGGGGGAATGCCATATGGCATGTGCCTTGTTTTGCGGCTTTTCCTAGCGCGACCGAGAATGAATTGAGCGTTTTAGACGCTAAAACCCTCCTTTCTAATGGGTGTAAATGCGTGGCTGAAGGAGCGAACATGCCCTCAAGCAATGAAGCGATTGAATTGTTTTTACAGGCTAAGATTTCTTATGGTATAGGCAAGGCGGCTAATGCTGGGGGGGTGAGCGTGAGCGGCTTGGAAATGGCGCAAAACGCGAGCATGCACCCTTGGAGTTTTGAAGTGGTGGATGCGAAATTGCACCACATCATGAAAGAGATTTATAAGAATGTCTCTCAAACCGCTAAAGAGTTTAAAGACCCTACTAATTTCGTTTTAGGGGCTAATATCGCTGGTTTTAGAAAAGTGGCGTCTGCGATGATAGCGCAAGGGGTTTGA
- the ccsA gene encoding cytochrome c biogenesis protein has protein sequence MKSLKSLIYFLLASFWVAIPLIALYALACAIATFIENDYGTSASKAIVYNTPWFNFLHAYLLVVLIGTFIKSKALERKRYASLFFHSSLILIILGAAITRFFGVEGLMHVRENSAQSSFESTDTYLNITLNDTTKLSLKTPLTFYYSKRLKPIHATLDHKPLILEPLEIYKQNAIKKDDATILVLKATYNGVSHKFNLIKNNRNEGIEESETFKDDKLSLSFGSAYIELPFQIKLKRFELERYAGSMSPSSYASEVEVLKLDNTLIKPYRIFMNHVLDYEGYRFFQSSYDMDEKGTILSVNKDPGKIPTYLGYAMLILGALWLLLDKNGRFLKLSRFLKSQQAATFLFALILISPFASSFANEGQIDMHGGKSAKIERQSVENPANKEDSKSAILERLKRLREYSKDHLKAFQRLQVQDFDGRIKPLDTISIEYIHKILRKDDFQGLNAMQVLLGIMFFPNDWRSIKMIYTSNKALRKLIGTPLDESRIAFRDAFDSRGYKLKNLVEEANQKSPNAHNELDKDALKVDERINLVYTLFSAQFLRIFPSDKTTAWLSPIEAINSPNKEISSVATEFLKNIFSGFDDALKTNQWDKVGKTLKDLSVYQQEHAKNLYLSSSKVDSEIFLNHTNFFNSLTLPYIFLGLLLFIVVITSLVKNTIPNIWLTKILYMAILLCAIAHSVGLILRWYVSGHSPWSNAYESMLYIAWASVVAGFVLRSKLALSASSFLAGIALFVAHLGFMDPQIGPLVPVLKSYWLNIHVSVITASYGFLGLCFVLGILSLVLFILRKQGRFNLDKTILSISAINEMSMILGLFMLTAGNFLGGVWANESWGRYWGWDPKETWALISICVYALILHLRFLGSHNWPFILASSSVLGFYSVLMTYFGVNYYLSGLHSYAAGDPLPIPTFLYFLVAIPFILVILAYFKRHLSLPKLV, from the coding sequence ATGAAAAGCCTTAAGAGCTTGATTTATTTTTTGTTGGCTTCTTTTTGGGTCGCTATCCCTTTAATCGCGCTCTATGCCTTAGCGTGCGCGATAGCCACTTTTATAGAAAACGATTACGGCACGAGTGCGAGTAAGGCGATTGTGTATAACACCCCTTGGTTTAATTTCTTGCATGCGTATTTGTTGGTGGTTTTAATAGGCACATTCATTAAATCTAAAGCTTTGGAGCGCAAAAGATACGCCAGCCTTTTTTTCCACAGCTCCTTGATTTTAATCATTTTGGGGGCAGCCATCACGCGCTTTTTTGGCGTAGAAGGGCTTATGCATGTGCGAGAAAATAGCGCGCAAAGCTCTTTTGAAAGCACGGACACTTACCTTAATATCACTCTTAATGACACCACCAAACTTTCTTTAAAAACGCCTTTAACCTTTTATTATTCCAAACGATTAAAACCCATTCATGCCACTTTAGATCACAAGCCTTTAATTTTAGAACCTTTAGAGATCTACAAGCAAAACGCCATTAAAAAAGATGACGCTACTATTTTAGTGTTAAAAGCGACCTATAACGGCGTGAGCCACAAATTCAACCTCATTAAAAACAACAGGAATGAAGGCATAGAAGAAAGCGAGACGTTTAAAGACGACAAGCTCTCTTTAAGTTTTGGATCCGCTTACATTGAATTGCCCTTTCAAATCAAGCTGAAGCGTTTTGAATTAGAGCGTTACGCCGGCTCTATGAGTCCTTCATCTTACGCTTCAGAAGTGGAAGTTTTGAAATTGGATAACACTTTAATCAAACCTTATAGGATTTTCATGAACCATGTTTTAGATTATGAAGGTTATCGCTTTTTCCAATCTTCTTATGACATGGATGAAAAAGGCACGATCCTTTCTGTCAATAAAGACCCGGGTAAAATCCCCACTTATTTAGGGTATGCGATGCTTATTTTGGGGGCTTTGTGGTTGCTTTTGGATAAAAACGGGCGTTTTTTAAAGCTTTCACGCTTTTTAAAATCCCAACAAGCTGCTACTTTCTTATTCGCTTTAATTCTAATCAGCCCTTTTGCTTCTTCGTTCGCCAATGAAGGCCAAATTGACATGCATGGGGGCAAAAGCGCTAAAATTGAGCGACAAAGCGTAGAAAATCCCGCCAATAAAGAAGATTCTAAAAGTGCGATTTTAGAGCGTTTGAAACGTTTAAGAGAGTATTCCAAAGACCACTTAAAAGCCTTTCAAAGGCTTCAAGTCCAGGATTTTGACGGGCGTATCAAACCCCTTGATACCATCAGCATTGAATACATCCATAAGATTTTAAGAAAAGATGATTTTCAAGGGCTAAACGCCATGCAGGTGCTTTTAGGGATCATGTTTTTCCCTAACGATTGGCGCAGTATTAAGATGATTTACACTTCCAATAAAGCCTTAAGGAAGCTTATTGGCACGCCTTTAGACGAAAGCCGTATCGCTTTTAGAGATGCGTTTGATAGCCGTGGGTATAAATTAAAAAATTTGGTTGAAGAAGCCAATCAAAAATCCCCTAATGCGCACAACGAGTTGGATAAAGACGCGCTAAAAGTAGATGAACGGATCAACTTAGTCTATACGCTTTTTAGCGCTCAATTTTTACGCATTTTCCCTAGCGATAAAACCACCGCTTGGCTCTCGCCCATTGAAGCGATCAACAGCCCCAATAAAGAAATTTCAAGCGTGGCAACGGAGTTTTTAAAAAATATTTTTAGCGGGTTTGATGACGCTTTGAAAACCAATCAATGGGATAAAGTAGGAAAAACCCTAAAAGATTTAAGCGTCTATCAGCAAGAACATGCCAAAAACCTCTATTTATCTTCTTCAAAAGTGGATTCTGAAATTTTTTTAAACCACACCAATTTTTTTAACAGCCTGACCTTGCCTTATATCTTTCTTGGGTTATTGCTTTTTATCGTTGTGATCACCTCTCTGGTTAAAAACACGATTCCAAATATTTGGCTCACTAAAATCCTTTATATGGCTATCTTGCTTTGCGCGATCGCTCATTCTGTGGGGCTAATCTTGCGTTGGTATGTGAGCGGGCATTCGCCTTGGAGCAACGCTTATGAGTCCATGCTTTATATCGCATGGGCTTCTGTTGTCGCAGGGTTTGTTTTACGCTCCAAACTCGCGCTATCGGCTTCTAGCTTTTTAGCCGGTATCGCGCTCTTTGTGGCTCATTTAGGCTTTATGGACCCTCAAATCGGTCCTTTAGTGCCGGTGTTAAAATCCTATTGGCTCAATATCCATGTCTCTGTCATCACCGCTAGTTATGGCTTTTTGGGCTTGTGTTTTGTGCTAGGGATTTTGAGCTTGGTTTTGTTTATTTTGCGCAAACAAGGGCGTTTCAATTTGGACAAAACCATTCTCTCCATTAGCGCTATCAATGAAATGAGCATGATTTTAGGCCTGTTCATGCTCACAGCCGGGAATTTCTTAGGCGGGGTGTGGGCGAACGAATCTTGGGGGCGCTATTGGGGGTGGGACCCTAAAGAAACTTGGGCATTGATTTCTATTTGCGTCTATGCTTTAATCTTGCATTTGCGTTTTTTAGGCTCTCACAATTGGCCCTTTATTTTAGCGAGCAGCAGCGTTCTAGGGTTTTATTCGGTTTTAATGACTTATTTTGGCGTGAATTACTACCTTTCTGGCTTGCACAGCTATGCCGCAGGCGATCCCTTACCTATCCCCACTTTCTTATACTTTTTGGTAGCGATACCTTTTATTCTTGTGATCTTGGCGTATTTCAAACGCCATTTGAGTTTGCCTAAATTGGTTTAA
- a CDS encoding SoxW family protein, translating to MFSLSYVSKKFLSVLLLISLFLSACKSNNKEKLDENLLSSGSQSSKELNDERDNIDKKSYAGLEDVFLDNKSISPNDKYMLLVFGRNGCSYCERFKKDLKNVKELHDYIKEHFSAYYVNISYSKEHDFKVGDKDKNDEKEIKMSTEELAQIYAVQSTPTIVLSDKTGKTIYELPGYMPSTQFLAVLEFIGDGKYQDTKNDEDLTKKLKAYIKYKTNLSKNKSS from the coding sequence ATGTTTTCACTTTCTTATGTTTCTAAGAAATTTTTAAGCGTGTTGCTATTGATTTCGCTGTTTTTAAGCGCTTGCAAATCCAACAATAAAGAAAAGTTAGATGAAAATCTTTTAAGCTCTGGCTCTCAAAGCTCCAAAGAATTGAACGATGAGCGAGACAATATAGACAAAAAGAGTTACGCCGGTTTAGAAGATGTTTTTTTAGACAATAAGTCTATTAGCCCCAATGACAAATACATGCTTTTAGTTTTTGGGCGTAATGGTTGCTCCTATTGCGAAAGGTTTAAAAAAGATCTCAAAAATGTCAAAGAATTGCACGACTATATTAAAGAGCATTTTAGCGCTTACTATGTCAATATCAGCTATTCTAAAGAGCATGATTTTAAAGTCGGCGATAAGGATAAAAATGATGAAAAAGAAATCAAAATGTCTACAGAAGAATTAGCGCAAATTTATGCCGTCCAATCCACCCCTACGATTGTTTTATCCGATAAAACCGGCAAAACCATCTATGAATTGCCCGGCTATATGCCCTCTACGCAATTTTTAGCGGTGTTAGAATTTATCGGCGATGGGAAGTATCAAGACACGAAAAACGATGAGGATCTCACTAAAAAATTAAAGGCTTACATCAAGTATAAAACCAACCTTTCTAAAAACAAATCCAGTTAG
- the hemH gene encoding ferrochelatase, whose amino-acid sequence MNLINEKLNNLENNATKSPKEAVVLLNMGGPNSLYEVGVFLKNMFDDPFILTIKNNFMRKMVGKMIVNSRIEKSKKIYEKLGGKSPLTPITFALTERLNELDPSRFYTYAMRYTPPYASMVLQDLALKEVESLVFFSMYPQYSSTTTLSSFNDAFNALKSLETFRPKVRVIERFYADKKLNEIILNTISSTLNNRKSQDFVLIFSVHGLPKSIVDAGDTYQQECEHHVSLLKELMQQKNIPFKEVLLSYQSKLGPMKWLEPSTEELIEKHRKSHIIIYPLAFTIDNSETLYELDMQYRLMAERLAVKEYLVCPCLNDSIEFAKFIIELVKNLKSE is encoded by the coding sequence ATGAATTTAATCAATGAAAAGCTTAATAATTTAGAAAATAACGCCACAAAATCCCCTAAAGAAGCAGTCGTTCTTTTGAATATGGGAGGGCCTAACAGCCTTTATGAAGTGGGGGTGTTTTTAAAAAACATGTTTGATGACCCCTTTATCCTTACCATTAAAAATAATTTCATGCGTAAAATGGTGGGTAAAATGATCGTCAATAGCCGCATAGAAAAATCCAAAAAAATCTATGAAAAATTAGGAGGCAAATCCCCTTTAACGCCTATCACATTCGCCCTTACAGAGCGCTTGAACGAATTGGATCCTTCTCGCTTTTACACTTATGCGATGCGTTATACCCCCCCTTATGCGTCTATGGTCTTACAAGATTTAGCCTTAAAAGAGGTAGAAAGCTTGGTGTTTTTTTCCATGTATCCGCAATATTCTAGCACCACCACCCTTTCTAGTTTCAATGACGCTTTTAACGCCCTAAAATCCTTAGAAACTTTCCGCCCCAAAGTGCGAGTGATAGAGCGCTTTTATGCTGACAAAAAGCTTAATGAAATCATTTTAAACACGATTTCAAGCACCCTAAACAACCGCAAAAGCCAGGATTTTGTCTTAATCTTTTCCGTCCATGGCTTACCTAAAAGCATTGTTGATGCCGGCGATACTTACCAGCAAGAATGCGAACACCATGTGAGCTTACTAAAAGAGTTGATGCAACAAAAAAATATTCCTTTTAAAGAGGTTTTACTCTCTTATCAATCCAAACTAGGGCCTATGAAATGGCTAGAGCCAAGCACTGAAGAGTTGATAGAAAAGCACCGCAAGTCTCATATCATTATCTACCCTTTGGCTTTCACGATTGATAATTCTGAAACGCTTTATGAACTAGACATGCAATACCGCTTAATGGCAGAGCGCTTGGCGGTTAAAGAATATTTAGTTTGCCCATGCTTAAACGATTCCATAGAGTTCGCAAAATTTATCATTGAATTAGTGAAAAACCTTAAAAGTGAGTGA